ATCAGCGCCGACCTGCACGGCATCTTCTTCGAGGACCTCAACTTCGCCGCCGACGGCGGGCTGTACGCGGAGTTGGTTGAGAACCGCTCGTTCGAGTTCTCCTCGGCCGACCGCCGCGGCTGGGACGCCCTGACCGGCTGGAAGCTTGTCGAGCGCGACGGCGGCCGAGGCGAGGTGGTGGTCGAGGCCAATCAGCCGCTGCACTCCAACAACCCCCACTACGCCGTGCTGGGTGTGGTGAACGGTGAGGGTGAGGTGGGCGTCGAGAACGGCGGCTACCATGGGCTGGCCGTGACCGAGGGCGACGCGTACGACTTCTCGGTCTTCGCGCGGCAGGTCGCCGGCGCCGGCGGCCCGCTGGTTGTTCTGCTCGAGTCGGCCGCTGGTGATGAACTCGCCCGACTCGAGCTGGCAGCGCCCAGCGGGGCCTGGACAAAACTTAGCGGCGAACTTGCCCCCAACGCCACGGTTGACGACGCGCGGCTGGTGGTCTTGTCGCGCGGGGTCGGCCGCGTCGCGCTGGACATGATCTCGCTCTTCCCCCGCGACACGTTTCATGGCCGGAAGAATGGACTGCGGAAGGACCTTGCCCAGGCGATCGCCGACCTCGAGCCCAAGTTCGTCCGCTTCCCGGGCGGTTGCCTGGTGCACGGCGACGGCCTCGACAACATGTACCGCTGGCAGGACACCATCGGCCCGGTGCACGAGCGCCGGTCACAGCGCAACATCTGGCGCTACCACCAGAGCCTGGGCCTGGGCTACTTCGAGTACTTCCAGTTCTGCGAGGACATCGGCGCCAAGCCCGTTCCGGTGGTGCCGGCCGGCGTCTGCTGCCAGAACGCCGGCGCCAGCGTCACCCGCAAGTGGGGGCAGGGGCAGCGTGGGATCCCGCTCGACGAGATGCCCGCCTATACCGAGGAGGTACTCGACCTGATCGAGTTCGCCAACGGCCCGGCCGACTCCCGGTGGGGCGCCAAGCGGGCCGCGATGGGACACCCCGAACCCTTCGGCCTGGAGTACCTGGGCGTGGGGAACGAGGACCACATCACGCCCGAGTTCGAGGAGCGGTTCCGCCAGATCCACGACGCCGTCACCGCCGCGCACCCGGAGATCGTTGTGATCGGCACGGTCGGCCCCGCGCCGGACGGCCCCGACTATGAGGAAGGCTGGCGGATCGCCAACCAGCTGAAGGTGGCCATGGTTGACGAGCACTACTACCGCCCGCCCAACTGGTTCCACGACAACCTCCAGCGGTACGACAGCTACGACCGCGCCCGGTCGGCGGTCTACCTGGGGGAGTACGCCGCCCACGACGACCGCCGCCGCCGGACTTTGCGGGCCGCGTTGGCCGAGGCGGCCTACCTGACGCACCTGGAACGCAACGCGGACATCGTGCGGCTGGCGTCGTACGCGCCGCTGCTGGGCAAGATCGGACACACCCAGTGGGACCCCAACCTGATCTACTTCACCAACCGCGAGGTCCGGCTGACCCCCAGCTACCATGTGCAGCGGATGTTCTCCAATACCAGCGGCGACATCTACCTGGCCTGCGAGTCCGAGCTCCCGTTGTCGGTGGTCCGTGACAGCGGGTCGGGCCAGGTATTCCTCAAGCTGGTCAACGCGACCGACGCCGACCGCCGGCTCTCACTGGAGCTTGCCGGGTGGGAGACCTTCGCCTCCGCCGCTCGCGTAAAGACGCTCGCTCCTGCCGCCGACGGCCCTCCCCTGCCCCGGGAATCAACGCTCGATCTCAGCGACGCGATCGACTACACCGCGCCGGCGTCGTCGCTGACGGTGATCGAATTGTCGAGGTAGTGATGCGGCGCCGCTTGGCACGCGCATTTCTTAGCGGCGTGGCATTGGTGCAGCGGCTATTGCGGGCCGGTATACTGTGAGACCGCGCACGGAACGCCGCGTGCGACCCCACTCCTCAAGTCGGCAGGCTCCCATGAACCGAATTACTGTGGCGTTGTGCTGTAGCGCAGTGATGCTGTTGCAAAGCGGCGACTGGTTGCAGACCGCCCAATCCCAAGAAGCAGCGCCCGCCAACAATGGTCGATCGGTAGAGTCTTCTGACCGGTCGGAACGGGCGCCGGCGCGTAGCGGGCGACGAGGACGGTTTGGCGGGCCAATCACGCTCGGCCCCGACGACAAGCCAGCCTTCGCCGACCCGCCCGCAGGATTCGACCAACCACGCGATGGGATCGCGCACGGCGAACTTCAGATGCGCGAGTACGACTCGACCAGCGTGGGCACGCGCCGCAAAGCGCTCGTCTACACGCCGCCGGGCTATTCAAAGGAAAAGACCTACCCCGTGCTGTACCTGCTGCACGGCATCGGCGGCGACGAAGAGGAGTGGCGCCGGGGCGGACGCCCCGAGGCGATCCTCGACAACCTAATCGCCGATAAGCAGGCCGAGTCGATGATTGTGGTCATGCCCAACGGCCGGGCCCAGAAGAACGATCGGGCCGAGGGCAATGTCATGGCCAGCGCGCCGGCGTTCGCCAAGTTTGAGCGGGATCTGCTGGACAACCTCATCCCCTTCATCGAGTCGGAGTACGCCGTGCAGGCGGACCGCGAGTCGCGCGCCCTGGCGGGGTTGTCGATGGGCGGCGGGCAGTCGCTGAACTTCGGGCTGGGCCACCTCGACACGTTCGCGTGGGTGGGCGGCTTTTCTTCGGCGCCAAACACGAAGCCCGCGGCCGAGCTGGTTCCCGATCCGCAGCAGACCTCCGGTCAGCTGCGGCTGCTGTACCTCTCGTGCGGCGACCGCGACGGCCTGATCCGCGTCAGCCAGAACGTGCACGCCTACCTAAAAGACCAGGGCGTGCCGCACGTCTGGCACGTCGACCACCACGGGCACGACTTCGACCACTGGAAGAAGGCGCTGTACCACTTCTCCCAGCTGGTCTTTCAAGACGACGCGCCGGGGAGCCCATCGGCCCGCTCGGCTGCCGCGGACCCCTAAGAACGGAAGCACGCCCGGCAGGACTCGAACCTGCAACCCCTGGTTCCGAAGACCAGGGGCGCAGAGTTGCAAGCTCTTGATACGCAGGGGCTTACGCCTCTCCTTCCGAACGGTTGCACCAATGGTTGCACCAGCGAGCCGGATCTAGACCGAATCGCTGCGGCGTTGTGTGCTGCGTTGGGGCATGGCGACCGGGTGCGGTTGGCGGCTCGGCTGCTGTAGGAGGGTGAAGTCTGATGGCTCTCTCGCCCCTCACCCGCTGCGGCCGTTGCCGGGTTCGTCGCACCCGCAACCGGCCGGCGGTGTGCGATAACTGCCGGGCCTCGCCGCGCCGTCAGAG
This genomic interval from Posidoniimonas corsicana contains the following:
- a CDS encoding alpha/beta hydrolase, translating into MNRITVALCCSAVMLLQSGDWLQTAQSQEAAPANNGRSVESSDRSERAPARSGRRGRFGGPITLGPDDKPAFADPPAGFDQPRDGIAHGELQMREYDSTSVGTRRKALVYTPPGYSKEKTYPVLYLLHGIGGDEEEWRRGGRPEAILDNLIADKQAESMIVVMPNGRAQKNDRAEGNVMASAPAFAKFERDLLDNLIPFIESEYAVQADRESRALAGLSMGGGQSLNFGLGHLDTFAWVGGFSSAPNTKPAAELVPDPQQTSGQLRLLYLSCGDRDGLIRVSQNVHAYLKDQGVPHVWHVDHHGHDFDHWKKALYHFSQLVFQDDAPGSPSARSAAADP
- a CDS encoding alpha-L-arabinofuranosidase C-terminal domain-containing protein, with the protein product MTPRYPLLLLALLTILAPATASGQTTADDGPGVVSVDLGQEGKPISADLHGIFFEDLNFAADGGLYAELVENRSFEFSSADRRGWDALTGWKLVERDGGRGEVVVEANQPLHSNNPHYAVLGVVNGEGEVGVENGGYHGLAVTEGDAYDFSVFARQVAGAGGPLVVLLESAAGDELARLELAAPSGAWTKLSGELAPNATVDDARLVVLSRGVGRVALDMISLFPRDTFHGRKNGLRKDLAQAIADLEPKFVRFPGGCLVHGDGLDNMYRWQDTIGPVHERRSQRNIWRYHQSLGLGYFEYFQFCEDIGAKPVPVVPAGVCCQNAGASVTRKWGQGQRGIPLDEMPAYTEEVLDLIEFANGPADSRWGAKRAAMGHPEPFGLEYLGVGNEDHITPEFEERFRQIHDAVTAAHPEIVVIGTVGPAPDGPDYEEGWRIANQLKVAMVDEHYYRPPNWFHDNLQRYDSYDRARSAVYLGEYAAHDDRRRRTLRAALAEAAYLTHLERNADIVRLASYAPLLGKIGHTQWDPNLIYFTNREVRLTPSYHVQRMFSNTSGDIYLACESELPLSVVRDSGSGQVFLKLVNATDADRRLSLELAGWETFASAARVKTLAPAADGPPLPRESTLDLSDAIDYTAPASSLTVIELSR